A window from Fragaria vesca subsp. vesca linkage group LG5, FraVesHawaii_1.0, whole genome shotgun sequence encodes these proteins:
- the LOC101308293 gene encoding disease resistance protein RPM1-like, which translates to MDAVVRILRYLKSAPGRGVMFSKHSSILEVCGFTDADWAGNITDRRSTSGYFTFVGGNLVTWKSKKQKVVARSSVEAEYRGMAHGVCELLWLKNVLQDLGVKPKCAMQLYCDNKAAIDISQNPVQHDRTKHVEVDRHFIKEKLDAKIISFPFVPTEEQLADILTKGVSKKAFYDSLELVAEGYLNELVERNLVVVTAREIDGRVKLCRVLNLVREYIIPKAKHFITVLEANSADSILHDTQGKEIRRLSVQCNINFINLLRTKDLSLLRTLLVFGDFEGKTTVTSSEIQKVLKACKLLRVLDLQGASLLENFPQYVKSLTLLRYLNLSETQIKTIPKSIKNLGFLETLDLKQTKVTYLPQEMDELHSLRHLLVYRHDIKNYVSFGAVQGVNLSACNIGALTRIQKLTLIKVNSKIIEGLGELKSLKRLGMIDLKRVHGRQLCLAVEKMEHLSTFDVQSTSEDEILDLDHMNSPPPHLQHLYMKGRLEGIPKWVPQLHSLVKVGLKWSKLKAAANPLEALQELPHLLKLELANYYEGKELIFKAATFKKLMILSLDKFDGLNFMEVESRAMPMLQKLTMSRCQNLKLLPVFAPDDLKSLKEVLLYDMCTEFIANFERDGEGREVFQHVGSIESFILGSNHAHFTGYKNLSPSQWHV; encoded by the exons ATGGATGCTGTTGTGAGGATATTGAGGTACTTGAAGTCAGCTCCTGGGAGAGGAGTAATGTTCTCTAAACACAGCAGTATTCTTGAGGTTTGTGGTTTTACAGATGCAGACTGGGCTGGAAATATTACAGACCGGAGGTCTACATCAGGGTATTTTACCTTTGTGGGAGGTAATCTTGTTACTTGGAAGAGTAAGAAGCAAAAGGTGGTGGCTCGGTCTAGTGTTGAAGCAGAATATAGGGGTATGGCTCATGGAGTATGCGAGTTGTTATGGCTGAAGAATGTGTTACAAGATTTGGGGGTCAAACCCAAGTGTGCTATGCAGTTGTATTGTGACAACAAGGCAGCTATTGATATCTCACAAAATCCTGTACAACATGATCGTACCAAGCATGTGGAGGTTGATCGTCACTTTATAAAGGAGAAGCTAGATGCAAAGATCATTAGCTTTCCTTTTGTCCCTACAGAGGAGCAACTTGCAGATATACTCACAAAAGGAGTTTCTAAGAAGGCCTTTTATGACTCACTTG AGCTTGTTGCAGAAGGTTATCTGAATGAACTCGTTGAAAGAAATTTGGTTGTGGTCACTGCCAGGGAAATCGATGGACGAGTCAAGCTTTGTCGTGTTCTAAACCTTGTTCGTGAGTACATCATTCCAAAAGCGAAGCATTTCATCACTGTCCTCGAAGCCAACAGTGCTGACAGCATTCTTCATGATACCCAAGGTAAGGAAATTCGACGTCTTTCTGTTCAATGCAATATCAACTTTATCAACTTATTAAGAACAAAAGACTTGAGTCTTCTGCGTACATTACTAGTGTTTGGGGACTTTGAGGGGAAGACTACTGTTACTAGTTCTGAAATTCAAAAGGTTCTTAAAGCCTGTAAACTTTTAAGGGTTTTAGATTTGCAAGGTGCATCTCTTTTGGAGAACTTTCCTCAATATGTAAAGAGTCTCACCCTCTTAAGGTACTTAAATCTGAGTGAAACCCAAATTAAAACAATTCCAAAATCCATAAAGAACCTTGGATTTTTGGAAACCTTAGATCTTAAACAAACCAAGGTGACCTATTTGCCCCAAGAGATGGATGAACTCCACAGTTTGCGCCATCTTCTAGTCTATCGCCATGATATCAAGAATTACGTGAGTTTTGGAGCTGTACAAGGAGTGAATCTTTCTGCATGTAATATTGGAGCTTTAACTCGCATACAAAAGTTAACGCTGATTAAGGTGAACAGTAAAATCATAGAAGGCTTGGGAGAGTTAAAGAGTCTTAAGAGGTTGGGGATGATAGATCTCAAAAGAGTGCATGGACGCCAATTGTGTTTAGCAGTTGAGAAAATGGAGCATCTTTCCACATTTGATGTTCAATCAACAAGCGAGGACGAAATTCTTGATTTGGATCATATGAATTCCCCTCCACCCCATCTCCAACATCTATACATGAAGGGGAGACTAGAAGGCATACCAAAGTGGGTTCCTCAACTTCATAGCTTAGTAAAGGTTGGTTTGAAGTGGTCAAAACTGAAAGCTGCAGCCAATCCACTTGAGGCCCTTCAAGAATTACCTCATCTGTTGAAGCTCGAGCTGGCGAACTACTACGAAGGGAAAGAGTTAATATTCAAAGCTGCCACATTCAAGAAACTAATGATACTAAGTCTAGACAAATTTGATGGACTGAATTTCATGGAAGTTGAGTCAAGGGCAATGCCTATGCTTCAGAAGTTAACCATGTCTAGATGCCAGAATTTGAAGCTTCTTCCAGTATTTGCCCCTGATGATCTTAAATCCCTGAAAGAAGTGCTGCTATATGATATGTGCACTGAATTCATCGCTAACTTTGAAAGAGATGGAGAAGGCCGTGAGGTGTTTCAGCATGTCGGAAGCATCGAGTCTTTTATTCTTGGAAGCAACCATGCCCATTTCACTGGATATAAAAATCTTTCTCCATCGCAATGGCATGTGTGA